A segment of the Campylobacter vulpis genome:
AAGAGGATAGTTCCAATCCTGTATTTTACATCAATTACGCCCATGCAAGGGTGAGGCAAATTTTTCTTAAGGCAGGAAAAAGCCTTGATGATGTTTTAGAAGCTGATTTATCAAATTTAAATGATGAGGCGACAAATTTATTATTTGAAGCTTTAAATTTGGGAGCAATTTTAAATGATGCTTTTGAGCAAAGAGCCTTACAGAAAATTCCAGATTATCTTAAAAATCTAGCGGCATCTTTTCATAAATTTTATTATGAAAACAGGGTTATAGGAACAGAAAATGAAGAAAGCTTATTAAAGCTTTTTGCTCTAGTGGCACTTAGTATTAGGACGGGGTTTGCCCTTATGGGAATTCGGGCAAAGGATAAGATGGAGCATTAAAAGTCAAAAAGTTCCCCTATCCAACTTTCTCTCTTTTTCTTTTTATAGTAGCCGTCGTTGTGGTGAGGGTGATGGTGGTAGTCATTTCTTGTATAAGAAGAGTTTGTATTGGCGGCTGGAGTGCTGCGTTCGATAATTTTATCAAGCTCACCTCTATCAAGCCACACGCCACGGCATTTAGGGCAATAGTCAATTTCTACGCCACTTCTATCACTCATCATTAAATCAACATTACAAACAGGGCAAAGCATATTTATCCTTTTTTTTGAAATTTATTGAATTTAAGCATAGTTTTCTAAATAATGCGTTTAAATTCTTGGCGATTTCTAGTCATCATAAAGCTTTGTTCAAAAAAGATGAGTAGGGTTACAGATACACCAACGGCTAGAGCTAAGGTTACAGAAAGGGTTGTAAAAAAATGATCAAAAAAACTGATTAAAAAATTTGTTTTAGCTTGTAAATCTTCACTTCTTATAAAAGAGAAAAGGTATAAAATGGCTTGATAGGCGTAAATTCCGGGTATCATAGGAATTAGAGCT
Coding sequences within it:
- a CDS encoding TFIIB-type zinc ribbon-containing protein yields the protein MLCPVCNVDLMMSDRSGVEIDYCPKCRGVWLDRGELDKIIERSTPAANTNSSYTRNDYHHHPHHNDGYYKKKKRESWIGELFDF